aattagcctccatctatgtaattagttttataattaactcatatttagttctcctaaatagcatccgaacgtccgatgtgacatggactaaaatttagtccaggaaaccaaacaccccctaacatcCGACACGCAGCCCCCGCGCCCGTGCCCTGCGCGGGACAGGGACGGGAGAAGCGGAGCGGTGGTGCCAGTGTCAGACCCACGGCAGGCCGTAGGCACGTCTCTCGCTTGTCTTTGGGCGCCGCGGTTTCCCAGGAGCTGCGCATCGAGCCCCGCACGGGCAGGCCAGGGCCAGGCGATCAGGGCACGTcgctgccgcgccaagatcggtggcgcgacagaccCTGCCATGTCATCAGTCAGCGCCTCCGGTTTTCGCCACGTTATCCTCTTGCtgcaccaccatgcatggcgcggcacagacgtTTCGTCGCGCCatagcaataggcgcggccaaaagtgttagacttgaaaaaaaaaacgtgttgaatttagaattagttttaaaaaaaatgttaaaattaaaaaaaaatcgccgTTGGCAGTTCAGTTCTCACAAGCAGTTTCGTACAGTCAGTACGCCTCGTCTACCAAAAAATATGTGTACACCAACAGCGTATATCAGATGCACTCGTACCAGTGCAAACTAGGGCAGGGACATATAACAAATGGATCCCATCCCATGGCAGGCTTCACAGGAAATTGCACAAAAACCTTGATTTGAGCTATACAAGCTGGAAATGCATGCAAGCAGGAAACACTATTCCCATGTCTGCTCACACTGTCAAACAGCTGCCAAATTCTCTTGTTCATCAAACATTATGCCAAGTTGTGTTCTCGAGGGATAAAACATTGATGCCAAGTTGCCAACAAGTGTGGATTATGGTTATAGCCGCACTGCCATCAGCATTAAACTGGCTCCCCATCACCAGATGTGTACAACATCTCATTCTTTCTTTCTGTGCCTCATTATCTCCACGCCCAGGTAGTCCAGGACGCCTTGCACTGCGACGTGAGGCTTGCCAACCTTCACTCGGACCGCGGAGATCTGAGGGAACTTGAGCAGTGTGGCCTTTGCGATCGAGTGAGCCACCAACTCCAAGAGGTTGTGTGGCGTGCCTTCCACAACATCCTTAGCAATGCTGGGGGAGGGGGTTTAAACAAAACTGATTGTCAGGGGATCTGATAAAACATCTTGGGAAAGGATTCTTGCACTCTGAAGTGTGTGTCTAGAACTCTATACCCTCCCAGAGCAGGCAAAGAAGGTCTAACCAAATCTAAGACGGTATAACAGTTCCATTCAGAACTTACATTACAGAACTGAGTTGAGGAGAAGAACAATTAGATTTTCTTATATTAGAGGGTAGTGAATCAACGAAAGAAAAAGCTGAATATATAATGCCCTAATGCCAGCTGTAAATTATAGAAATCCCCAGTCTGCTACCAACTGAAATTTTGAAACCAATAATTCAGAGGCACATAGGCCACCTGTAACACTATGCTAGTTTAAATATGCTATATTGCAGATCATGGTCAATCCAAATCCCCAGCTCAGTTCCAAGTACCCAACTGCAAATCAAAGTGTATCTAAAAAAATGTCATCTAGACTTATACGCCAACGACGTGAGGTGGGGTGGGGATTTTTTTTAAGTGCTAGGCAGGGATAAAAACATACTACTAGCATGATAAGGAAATCTGAAACAATGTGTTTAGAAACTATGTTGGGACTCTATGATAAGGAAATCTCAAACAACGTGTTTATAAACTATGTTGGGACTCTGAAGTAGTGAAGTGTATGTATGTCCTCTCCAAAGCAAGTGGGGAGTACAATCGGAATTTGGGAGCAGGACCCTGCACACGTTCTAAACTTATATACTGGTGTCAACATGAAAAATATCATTTCGTAATAACAACAATTTCCGAGCAGACCTCTGAAACAGCATCGTGATTCATCCTGAAACAAGGAGATTCACTACTCTTTTCTAGAGGAGAATACTACGGACTGAAATCAGGGAAGCTGCATACATATACGATGACCTCGTGCCACTTTAGTAAGCATACGAGTTGAAATTCCGAAAAGAATGCTAATTTCTACCAATTTGTTGTTCCAATCAATCATCGTTAAGGCTGACATACCACTACCCACCCGTAGATGTCGGTGTAGCTGACGGTGTCAGCGATGCTGTCGGACtcaccggcggcggcgaggtcCATCCAGGCGTCGATGTCGACGACGAACTTCTGTCCCAGCATCTGCTCCTCCTTCAGGACGCCGTGGAAGCCGTGGAACTGCAGGCCGCGCAGGATGAGCTTGTCGCCGCCGCAacacgtcgtcgccgccgcctccgccatggATGGGCCGAGCATCAGTTCCGGTTCGCCTCGCAGTCTTGCACAGCACGCAGGAAACGAGAAGCGATTAAATAAGGGAGGCGGACGGGGAAGGGGTAGGGCGGGCACGCGGAATCGGTGGACGACCGGAGCAGTGGAAGGGGGATTGCGGATTGCCGGATTGGTTGGCTCGGCTGGCGGTGGCCGTGGCGGCTGTGGAGTGTGGAGAGCTGACGAGGGAAGGAAAGGCACAGTTTGGGCTTTTATTGGGCTGCTTCTGTATTGTTCGTTGGCCCACGACTGGCATTGTTAATTTACATTAAAAAAAGGTTTGAATTGAAAGACCAAAAAGGTTATTCCGTTGCCAGGACTCGAACCCGGGTCTCTCGGGTGAGAGCCGAGTATCCTAACCAGCTAGACTACAACGGATTTTGCTCAAAGAGTATGTGTAATTTTAATTGTAAAAACTTCCTTATATTCCTTCGGAAGAATCTTCATGGCATTTAGATTTCTTCCAGGAAGTTGCTACATGAGTAATTACTAGCAAATGTGTCTGCGCATTGCAACGGAACGCAATAGGTATAGAATTTGGACTTTGTTTCATCGTTAGATATGAGCTATTCTAACTCATACGAGCACGGGTTGCATACGAGATACCTAGGGTGTGACCCGATACGTAGTGGAATCAGACTCTATATTTATCATCGATACACGAGTTGTCCTAAGTCATATGAATATGAGTCAAGAGTTCGGGATATATATGAGACATGGAGGAAGGACGTGATTGCAGTTTGGAAAGtaaaaggagaaggaggaggaggaggggaggtaTTTCAAGTCGCAAAAAGGGACTCTTGATGGTTGTGGTTTTGGTCCAGACCGGCTCGATCGTCAACCCTGATGAAGCGTTTTGTAGCAAAATTGGTTCAGCTGAGAGCATCTCTGTAGTACATATCTTAATACTTCTCCTTATCTCTATAAAACTGTTATATTGAGGATAACAATATTTTTCTCCAGCAATTTCTCAATACCTCTTCTTTTTTATGGCCACAAACATTCCCCTCATCTCCCCTCAAATAAAGCGGAGTTGTATCTCCCTAATGACATGGAGAATATGAGAACTAACATTTTTCAATCATCTTTTCTCCTACACTCCCGTGGGACTCACCTTTTATAAAGTTATTAGGGAAGATATATTGCGGGGATGACGGCGGCGACGTGCGACGCATCGGGCGGCAAAGCGCGCACGGTGGTAGGGTTGCGCGGCCTTGCTCGCTCATCAGCGTGCAACACGGCGGGCAACAGGGTGCTGAGTCGCAACAGAGgaaaggaaaaaaaggaaaaagaatatGTGTACTTAATCAGTGATAGTTATGGGTAATTTTTTCTGACTCCACAGATCTCTCAGTTTGCAGAGCATCCCTGAGGTGCTTCACGAAATCCGTGGATTAGGGACATATCTATAGATTTTGTGGAGCTACTCTATGGTGGATCTACGTGAAGCTAGAGGATTTTGACTTTGAAAAAATAGATCTAGAGATGGTTGTTACAGATACGTCCAGAGTTGTTGGAGCTGCCAAATCTCTACCTCTATAATACACCACTTTAAATTATCCTACAACCATCAAACAAATCCCACCTCTACAGTCATGACATAAACTACGTCCACCCCATAAAACGCACACAGAAAAAGATGACATAAAAAACATACGCACCAAATTAACTCTCGCTCATTCTCTCTCCTTACTCAACCACATCCGATGGCCGATATTCTTTGGATCTCCCACCCTGATCTCCCCACTTCACCGCACTGCC
This DNA window, taken from Miscanthus floridulus cultivar M001 chromosome 13, ASM1932011v1, whole genome shotgun sequence, encodes the following:
- the LOC136501707 gene encoding dihydroneopterin aldolase 2-like — protein: MLGPSMAEAAATTCCGGDKLILRGLQFHGFHGVLKEEQMLGQKFVVDIDAWMDLAAAGESDSIADTVSYTDIYGIAKDVVEGTPHNLLELVAHSIAKATLLKFPQISAVRVKVGKPHVAVQGVLDYLGVEIMRHRKKE